One Pseudomonas entomophila genomic window carries:
- a CDS encoding DUF6881 domain-containing protein translates to MRFLKVKWNHAHLDEPHLIYQEVDNESWEVRKVELFGDGTLCGYASKSGEFGDSILSDQKIPSIDEINESEEFYAEIITQGEFERIWVWAMNASGLHN, encoded by the coding sequence ATGAGGTTTCTTAAGGTTAAGTGGAATCATGCACATCTTGATGAGCCGCATCTGATATACCAAGAGGTTGATAATGAATCTTGGGAGGTCAGAAAGGTAGAGCTTTTTGGAGATGGCACCTTGTGTGGTTATGCGTCTAAGTCGGGCGAGTTTGGTGATTCGATATTGAGTGATCAAAAAATTCCGAGCATTGATGAAATTAATGAGTCTGAAGAGTTTTATGCAGAGATAATTACGCAGGGCGAGTTTGAGCGGATCTGGGTGTGGGCAATGAATGCGAGCGGGCTACATAATTAA
- a CDS encoding RHS repeat-associated core domain-containing protein — translation MSAAPADAALTTREIQIAIAPLDTLLSEDLGAAAASVDHWLQEISYGLVDLQLLRQAAETVPAMSNALACVDALIDILELVENPSPDPLLWVSLGINLIGIVPYPPGLSRARTVLRPVLQLTRQTLRRRPGAHIGAVILEIIDGHLHANIRGALEHYVREALAQLPAMLSAAAETARLLFTSLAKTIAAAARGKLDAASSHRLARAQMAQVALYDSALETDAWRLALSALANATEGSLKDGYNSVARHFSGELDSLLGPLIRTLEDLAKVVPQRLQALGSAGMENSIAWLLTRLLATVLANPRRPGMAVAIRPGVTHQARHVHAEGPTEVVRSQVRASKQPKPAKNGPCACTGFSIGHVLGDETLAHQDFSLSGPFPVNWTRTYNSRLAKLDDGSLGARWITEFTTCLDVVDKGVVFHDSDGRSHDYPLPKVGKPHYDPIEYVSLVRTAEQQLVLLRGLDRRETYARQGDRFYLTHIQLRSGAGAMLHYEHQYNGRPVLSDINTYSDNDPEKVHLQLGTLLDDHGHIQGLWQVVDGTPLRQLCGYHYDAHGDLIAAQDEHGAAWQYQYRQHLITRYTDRTGRGINLEWDGSGPQAKAIHEWADDGSFETRLAWDPNIRLTYVTDAHGQETWHYYDALGYTYRLIHPDGREEWLFRDQRKNVIRHVHPDGSQDRYTYDERSNLLQHIRADHSTVHYAYDDHDQPIKLRDAEGGLWLRDYDERGNLVESVDPLGHKTEFAYTPTGLVKAIKDALGNEKTLAYNDAGQLLAYTDCSGKSSQWTYNAFGQLTDFTDAAGSTTAYEYQAGQLAKITHPDKTEERFNYDAEGRLLAHVDALDRCTTWTYNAVGLLSERVDANEHTLRYRWDKLGRLIGLENENTSKATFLYDPIGRLLQETGFDGLVTRYQYDPYSGRLASTQVGQRRIELTFDPMGRLRERTARLGNQSQSESFAYDGNGQLIQAVNAASKLQWFHDEAGNLTREHQHYLATGTPMVAVWQHEYDALNQRTATIRPDGHKVSWLTYGSGHLLGMTLDQHEMLAYERDDLHREIVRHQGNQLMQTQAWDPAGRLQEQLLGSHDGQSTLLKRQYRYDAAGQLSNIHDSRRGPLEYQYDPVGRLLKATSRLGVETFAFDPAGNLLDQKTQELNRPLEADPRRNKLMDNLLREYAGTHYRYDERGNLVHRLHNGAHAHFTWDLFDRLASYNDDKLKVDYSYDALGRRLHKHSVAHFWDRPEAGTGWNQLQRAKRQRELGCGFTLFGWDGDTLAWESSPPRDEGDTGRTVHYLYEPGSFVPVAQALRKSPIRLHKQPDWSQREYDFDQDPLWHTEVKPQPFEAIAWYQCDHLGTPMELTDEQGDIAWAGQYKAWGEVRVERSDWAKQQGLSNPIRFQGQYHDHETGLHYNRHRYYDPNSGRYTSNDPIGWLGGLNMHQYAPNSTAWTDPLGLARSKSAAPKPSGTNNAGGTPGSKQRCHCPCPAGGSNVMYHYTSKAGMAGILASQQLNPSLRANNPNDARYGDGQYLTDIKPGEKSNNQLSRQFYGVGYLGKRTSNYVAIDTTGLDVQKGRDGVFLVPNDKPLDLRGRIVGFGENEGCRS, via the coding sequence GTCCAACGCCCTGGCCTGCGTGGACGCCCTGATCGATATCCTCGAACTGGTCGAAAACCCTTCTCCCGACCCACTGCTGTGGGTCAGCCTGGGCATCAACCTGATCGGCATCGTCCCCTATCCACCCGGCCTGTCCCGTGCCCGCACGGTGCTGCGCCCGGTGCTGCAGCTGACCCGCCAGACCCTGCGCCGCCGCCCCGGCGCGCACATCGGCGCGGTGATCCTGGAAATCATCGACGGCCACCTGCATGCCAATATCCGCGGTGCCCTGGAGCACTACGTGCGCGAGGCCCTGGCCCAGTTGCCGGCCATGCTCAGCGCCGCCGCGGAGACCGCGCGCCTGCTGTTCACCTCGTTGGCCAAGACCATTGCCGCCGCCGCCCGTGGCAAGCTGGATGCCGCCAGCAGCCACCGCCTGGCCCGCGCACAAATGGCCCAGGTGGCGCTGTACGATTCGGCCCTCGAAACCGATGCCTGGCGCCTGGCCCTCTCGGCCCTGGCCAATGCCACCGAAGGCAGCCTCAAGGACGGCTACAACAGCGTCGCCCGTCACTTCAGCGGCGAGCTGGACAGCCTGCTCGGGCCGTTGATCCGCACCCTCGAAGACCTGGCCAAGGTCGTGCCCCAGCGCCTGCAGGCCCTGGGCAGCGCCGGTATGGAAAACAGCATCGCCTGGTTGCTGACCCGCCTGCTCGCGACCGTGCTGGCCAACCCGCGCCGCCCGGGCATGGCCGTCGCCATCCGCCCCGGCGTCACCCACCAGGCCCGGCATGTCCACGCCGAAGGGCCGACCGAGGTGGTGCGCAGCCAAGTCCGGGCGAGCAAGCAGCCCAAGCCTGCGAAGAACGGACCCTGTGCCTGCACCGGGTTCAGCATCGGCCATGTGCTCGGCGACGAAACGCTGGCCCATCAGGATTTCAGCCTGTCCGGGCCGTTCCCGGTCAACTGGACGCGCACTTACAACTCCCGGCTGGCCAAGCTGGACGACGGCAGCCTCGGTGCCCGCTGGATCACCGAGTTCACCACCTGCCTCGATGTCGTGGACAAGGGCGTGGTGTTCCACGACAGCGACGGCCGCAGCCACGACTACCCGCTGCCCAAGGTCGGCAAACCGCACTACGACCCGATCGAGTACGTCAGCCTGGTGCGTACTGCCGAGCAGCAACTGGTGTTGCTGCGTGGCCTGGACCGCCGTGAAACCTATGCCCGCCAGGGTGACCGCTTTTACCTGACGCATATCCAGCTGCGCAGCGGCGCCGGGGCAATGCTGCACTACGAGCACCAGTACAACGGCCGGCCGGTGCTGTCGGACATCAACACCTATTCCGACAACGACCCCGAAAAAGTCCACCTGCAACTGGGCACCTTGCTCGATGACCATGGGCATATCCAGGGCCTGTGGCAGGTGGTCGATGGCACGCCGCTGCGGCAGCTGTGCGGCTACCACTACGACGCCCACGGCGACCTGATCGCCGCCCAGGACGAACACGGTGCCGCCTGGCAGTACCAGTACCGCCAGCACCTGATCACCCGCTACACCGACCGCACCGGGCGCGGCATCAACCTGGAATGGGACGGCAGCGGCCCACAGGCCAAGGCCATCCACGAGTGGGCCGACGACGGCAGCTTCGAGACCCGCCTGGCCTGGGACCCGAACATCCGCCTGACCTATGTCACCGACGCCCACGGCCAGGAGACCTGGCACTACTACGACGCCCTGGGCTACACCTACCGCCTGATCCACCCGGACGGCCGCGAGGAGTGGCTGTTCCGCGATCAGCGCAAGAATGTCATCCGCCACGTCCACCCCGACGGCAGCCAGGACCGCTACACCTACGATGAGCGCAGCAACCTGTTGCAGCACATCCGCGCCGACCACAGCACGGTGCATTACGCCTACGACGATCACGACCAGCCGATCAAGCTGCGCGATGCCGAAGGTGGCTTGTGGCTACGCGACTACGACGAACGCGGCAACCTGGTCGAAAGTGTCGACCCGTTGGGCCACAAGACCGAGTTCGCCTACACCCCGACTGGGCTGGTCAAGGCGATCAAGGATGCGCTGGGCAACGAAAAGACGCTCGCCTACAACGATGCCGGACAGTTGCTTGCCTACACCGACTGCTCCGGCAAGAGCAGCCAGTGGACGTACAACGCCTTCGGCCAGTTGACCGACTTCACCGATGCGGCCGGCAGCACAACCGCCTACGAGTACCAGGCCGGGCAACTGGCCAAGATCACCCATCCCGACAAGACCGAGGAGCGTTTCAACTACGACGCCGAAGGGCGTCTGCTGGCGCATGTCGATGCCCTTGATCGCTGTACCACCTGGACCTACAACGCGGTCGGCCTGCTGAGCGAGCGCGTCGACGCCAACGAACACACCCTGCGTTATCGCTGGGACAAGCTCGGCCGCTTGATCGGGCTGGAAAACGAGAACACCAGCAAGGCCACCTTCCTCTATGACCCGATCGGCCGGCTGCTGCAAGAAACTGGCTTCGATGGCCTGGTCACCCGCTACCAGTACGACCCGTACAGCGGTCGCCTCGCGAGCACCCAGGTTGGCCAACGCCGGATCGAGCTGACCTTCGACCCGATGGGCCGATTGCGTGAGCGTACAGCCCGTCTGGGCAACCAAAGCCAAAGCGAGAGTTTCGCCTACGATGGCAACGGCCAGCTGATCCAGGCCGTCAACGCCGCCAGCAAGCTGCAATGGTTCCACGACGAAGCCGGCAACCTGACCCGCGAGCACCAACACTACCTGGCCACCGGCACGCCGATGGTCGCGGTGTGGCAGCACGAGTACGACGCGCTCAATCAACGCACCGCAACGATTCGCCCGGATGGCCACAAGGTCAGCTGGCTGACCTACGGCAGCGGCCACCTGCTCGGCATGACCCTCGACCAGCACGAAATGCTGGCCTATGAGCGGGATGACCTGCACCGCGAAATCGTGCGCCATCAGGGCAATCAGCTGATGCAAACCCAAGCCTGGGACCCGGCCGGGCGTTTGCAGGAGCAACTGCTGGGCAGCCATGACGGCCAGTCCACGCTGCTCAAGCGTCAGTACCGCTATGACGCCGCTGGCCAGCTGAGCAACATCCACGACAGCCGTCGCGGCCCGTTGGAGTACCAGTACGATCCCGTCGGCCGCCTGCTCAAGGCCACCAGCCGCCTGGGCGTGGAAACCTTTGCCTTCGACCCGGCCGGTAACCTGCTGGACCAGAAAACCCAGGAACTGAACCGCCCGCTGGAAGCCGACCCACGGCGCAACAAGCTGATGGACAACCTGCTGCGCGAGTATGCCGGTACCCATTACCGCTACGACGAACGCGGCAACCTGGTGCACCGCCTGCACAACGGTGCCCACGCGCATTTCACCTGGGACCTGTTCGACCGGCTGGCCAGTTACAACGACGACAAGCTCAAGGTCGATTACAGCTACGACGCCCTGGGCCGACGCTTGCACAAGCATTCGGTGGCGCACTTCTGGGATCGCCCGGAAGCGGGGACCGGCTGGAACCAGCTGCAACGGGCCAAGCGCCAACGCGAGCTCGGTTGTGGCTTCACCCTGTTTGGCTGGGACGGCGACACCCTGGCCTGGGAAAGCTCACCGCCACGCGATGAAGGCGACACCGGCCGCACCGTGCACTACCTGTACGAACCGGGCAGCTTCGTGCCGGTCGCCCAGGCCCTGCGCAAGAGCCCGATCCGCCTGCACAAGCAACCGGATTGGAGCCAGCGCGAATACGACTTCGATCAGGATCCGCTGTGGCATACCGAGGTGAAGCCACAGCCGTTCGAGGCGATTGCCTGGTACCAGTGCGACCATCTCGGTACACCGATGGAGCTGACCGATGAGCAAGGCGATATCGCCTGGGCCGGCCAGTACAAGGCCTGGGGCGAAGTCCGCGTGGAGCGCTCGGACTGGGCCAAGCAGCAGGGCCTGAGCAACCCGATTCGCTTCCAGGGTCAGTACCACGACCATGAGACGGGGCTACATTACAACCGCCATCGATACTACGACCCAAATAGCGGCAGGTATACCTCAAACGATCCGATCGGTTGGCTCGGTGGATTGAATATGCATCAGTACGCGCCTAACTCGACTGCATGGACTGATCCACTCGGTTTGGCGCGCTCGAAATCTGCAGCCCCCAAACCAAGTGGTACCAATAATGCTGGCGGCACGCCGGGCTCCAAGCAGCGTTGTCACTGCCCATGTCCGGCAGGGGGTAGCAACGTCATGTATCATTACACCAGCAAAGCCGGTATGGCTGGCATCCTGGCAAGTCAACAGTTGAATCCGTCTTTGAGAGCAAACAATCCGAATGATGCAAGGTACGGCGACGGGCAATATCTGACTGACATTAAGCCTGGGGAAAAATCCAACAATCAATTATCGCGCCAATTCTATGGAGTGGGTTATCTCGGAAAAAGAACGAGTAACTACGTGGCAATTGACACAACGGGTCTTGATGTGCAGAAAGGCCGAGATGGTGTGTTTTTGGTACCTAATGATAAGCCGCTTGATTTGCGCGGGCGGATAGTCGGGTTTGGGGAAAATGAGGGGTGCCGTTCATGA